One Amaranthus tricolor cultivar Red isolate AtriRed21 chromosome 10, ASM2621246v1, whole genome shotgun sequence genomic window carries:
- the LOC130825739 gene encoding uncharacterized protein LOC130825739 yields the protein MAALLRHSRRISRPQISSLFFHQRRLFASDKTTTTPELPQIQPVSYAPKPKPATESLPENAPPSPPSDPLPYRNFTREEFRYMKDSPVTGISSVSYAKRVAPLPDDHVVNEDEKKGELERELENIQVNNRVFRRVFKAVEEEKVVPFPTLIKEEKKQGNRKVFDLQDALRQVKASAKRNFDETLEAHVNLGIDRRRSDLGVSGAVVLPHGTGKVVKVAVFAEGAAAEEARAAGADIVGADELIEEIRTSGKINFDKCIATHSMMQRVTKIGRILRGLTPNAKKGTVTNNVGGAVKEAKQGLLDFRMKDAIVHVGLGKVSFAEEALQENIGAFVNALLLAKPAGLKKTSKYAGYVNSFHLCSTMGPGFSVSIQSLSRAADHYNKMHPQ from the exons ATGGCGGCTCTCCTCCGTCATTCTCGTCGCATTTCTCGCCCTCAAATCTCCTCACTCTTCTTCCACCAACGCCGCCTCTTTGCTTCCGATAAAACCACCACCACTCCAGAACTGCCGCAAATTCAACCTGTTTCTTACGCTCCGAAACCTAAACCTGCCACCGAATCTCTACCGGAAAATGCTCCGCCGTCGCCTCCTTCAGATCCTCTTCCTTACAGAAATTTCACGCGAGAAGAGTTTCGATACATGAAGGATTCTCCGGTGACGGGCATTTCGTCGGTTTCATACGCCAAGCGGGTTGCTCCGCTTCCGGATGATCACGTGGTGAATGAAGATGAGAAGAAAGGGGAATTGGAGAGGGAGTTGGAGAATATTCAAGTGAATAATCGAGTTTTTCGGAGGGTTTTTAAGGCTGTTGAAGAAGAGAAAGTGGTTCCTTTTCCTACTTTGATTAAGGAAGAGAAAAAACAAGGAAATAGAAAGGTTTTTGATCTTCAAGATGCTCTTCGCCAAGTCAAG GCTAGCGCTAAAAGAAATTTTGATGAAACTCTTGAAGCACATGTTAATTTGGGCATTGACCGACGCCGAAGTGATTTG GGTGTAAGTGGTGCTGTTGTTCTGCCTCATGGTACCGGCAAG GTTGTCAAAGTAGCTGTTTTTGCCGAAGGAGCTGCTGCTGAGGAAGCCAGAGCTGCAGGAGCTGATATCGTGGGAGCAGATGAGCTTATTGAGGAGATAAGAACTA GTGGAAAAATCAACTTTGACAAGTGTATTGCCACTCATTCGATGATGCAGCGCGTTACG AAAATTGGAAGAATTCTGCGTGGCCTGACTCCAAATGCCAAG AAAGGTACTGTAACCAATAATGTTGGTGGGGCAGTCAAAGAGGCAAAGCAAGGATTGCTTGATTTTAGAATGAAGGATGCAATTGTTCATGTGGGACTGGGGAAG GTAAGTTTCGCAGAGGAGGCACTACAGGAGAACATTGGTGCATTTGTGAATGCTCTTTTGCTTGCAAAGCCCGCGGGTCTAAAGAAGA CTTCGAAGTATGCTGGCTACGTGAATTCTTTCCATCTATGTAGTACG ATGGGACCAGGATTTTCCGTATCAATACAGTCATTGTCAAGAGCTGCCGATCACTACAACAAAATGCATCCGCAATGA